The nucleotide sequence CAGGCCCTTGCCGGCTGACAGGTGGCCCATGATGGGCTCTCCAGGCAGCGGGTGGCAGCAGCGTGCATAGCTGGTGACCATGCTGTCGCCGCCACTGACCTGCATCGGCCCGATGCCACTGTCCTCCGGCTGGACGTTGCCATCCTTGGCCGAGAACTTGGGCTGCTGTGCCGCGGGACTCATCCTGTCGTTCAGCAGGCTCTGCGCCACGCTGTAGGCGGCGCGGGTACCGAGACCGATGGACTCGAGCAGATCATCACGCCCGCCTTCCAGCTCAAGCTCCGCCGCCAGGGTATCCAGGCGCTGGGGCGGCAGCTGTTCGAGGGTGATGTCCAGGCCGGCGAGTGCCTTGATCAGCAGGCGCTGGCCCAATGCCACGGACTCGCTGCGCTGCTGATGCTTGAGGTAGTGGCGAATGGCGGAACGCGCCTTGGCGGTGGTGACGAAGTTGAGCCACGCCAGGTTGGGCTTGGCGCCTGGTGCGGTGATGACCTCGACGGTCTGACCGCTCTCCAGTGGCGAGGATAGCGGTGCCAGATGACGATCGATGCGACAGGCGATGCAGCTGTTGCCGACATCGGTGTGCACCGCATAGGCGAAATCGACCGCCGTCGCACCGCGCGGCAGCTCCATGATGTCGCCCTTGGGGGTGAACACGTAGGTATCATCGGGGAACAGGTCGTTCTTGACGTGCTCGATGAATTCCAGCGAGTTGCCGGCATGGCGTTGCATCTCGAGCAGGCCACGTACCCATTCGCGGGCACGTGCGTGGCTGCCGGCGCCGATGGGACGGTCGGTCTGCCCGGCCTTGTACAGCCAGTGGGCCGCGATGCCGTTGTTGGCCATCGCTTCCATCTCGCGGGTGCGGATCTGCACCTCGATGGGCATGCCGTTCATGCCGAACAGCGTGGTGTGCAGACTCTGGTAGCCATTGGCCTTGGGGATCGCGATGTAATCCTTGAAGCGTCCCGGTACCGGCTTGTAGAGATTGTGCACCACGCCGAGGATGCGATAGCAGCTGTCCACGTCATCAGTGATGATGCGGAAGCCGAACACGTCCATCAGTTCATTGAAGGGCTTCTGCTGGTCACGCATCTTGCGGTAGATGGACAGCAGATGCTTCTGACGGCCGATCACCGAGCCGGGCAGCTGATCGCGCTCCAGCGCGTTCTGCAGGCTGGCCTGGATCTCGCGCATCAGGGTACGACGATTGCCACGCGCGGCGGTGACGGCACGCTTGATGCGTTCGGAGCGCATCGGGTGCAGCGCCTGGAAGGACAGATCTTCCAGTTCGACACGGATGGTGTTGATACCGAGGCGGTTGGCGACGCGGGCGTAGATCTCGAGCGTCTCACGGGCGATGCGCCGCTTCTTCTCGGGGCGCAGGGCACCAAGGGTACGCATGTTGTGGAGACGGTCGGCCAGTTTGACGATGATGACGCGGATGTCCTGGGACATCGCCAGCACCATCTTCTGGAAGTTCTCGGCCTGAGCGACGGCCTTGTCCTCGAAGGTGATCTGGGTCAGCTTCGAGACGCCATCGACCAGCAAGGCCACCGGCTCGCCGAACTGGCCGGCCAGTGCCTCGAAGGTCACGCTGGTGTCTTCGATGACATCGTGCAGCATGGCCGCCATCAGGCTCTGATGGTCCATGTGCATGTTGGCGAGAATGTTCGCCACCGCCAGCGGGTGGGTTACATAGGGTTCACCGGAACGCCTGCGCTGGCCATCGTGGGCCTGCTCGGCGTAATAGAAGGCGCGCCTAACCTGACGGATCTCTTCCTCGGGAAGATAACCGCCCAGGCGGTCTGCCAGGTCATCGATCGTGAACATTCAGCGGCCTTGGCTCAAGGTGGTTCCGGGCCCGCACCCCGCGTGATGGCCATGATGGCGCGACGTTGGAGGTGCGGATCAGCACACGTACAGGAGAGGGAGAGCCGGGGCTCAGTCCTCGATCTGCGGCAGCACCGGCTTGCGCTGGATTGGAGCTTCGACCGGCTCATTCAGGATGTCGCGGTTGACCAGACCCGCCGCCACTTCGCGCAGGGCCAGCACGGTCGGCTTGTCGTTTTCCCACGGCAGTTGGGCGTTGCGGCTGCCACGTGACAGCTGACGGGCACGACGAGTGGAGATCATCACCAGCTGGAAGCGGTTGTCGACGTTCTCGAGGCAATCTTCTACGGTTACGCGGGCCATGGCAGTGCACCTTCAATAGCGGGATATTCGGGGGTTCGCTGTCGGCGTGTAATCAGCGCAGAGTGCCGCGACCGCTAGGGGCCGCATACCCTGATCATCTGACAGTATCTCGCACACGACGCAAGCACAATGCCGCTGCGCCAGCCCGCCAGGGGCGAGACAGCGCAGCGGCCAATGATTCTGAAAGGGAATCGAGTCTACTCGACGCCCTTGTGGCGTGACAAGTAGGGCGCTATCCGGTGGCGCGACATGGCGCGCTCTCGGCGGCGTAAGCGACCAGAGTGCGCATGATCAGCACCGTAGGCCGCAACAAGTCCT is from Cobetia marina and encodes:
- a CDS encoding RelA/SpoT family protein: MFTIDDLADRLGGYLPEEEIRQVRRAFYYAEQAHDGQRRRSGEPYVTHPLAVANILANMHMDHQSLMAAMLHDVIEDTSVTFEALAGQFGEPVALLVDGVSKLTQITFEDKAVAQAENFQKMVLAMSQDIRVIIVKLADRLHNMRTLGALRPEKKRRIARETLEIYARVANRLGINTIRVELEDLSFQALHPMRSERIKRAVTAARGNRRTLMREIQASLQNALERDQLPGSVIGRQKHLLSIYRKMRDQQKPFNELMDVFGFRIITDDVDSCYRILGVVHNLYKPVPGRFKDYIAIPKANGYQSLHTTLFGMNGMPIEVQIRTREMEAMANNGIAAHWLYKAGQTDRPIGAGSHARAREWVRGLLEMQRHAGNSLEFIEHVKNDLFPDDTYVFTPKGDIMELPRGATAVDFAYAVHTDVGNSCIACRIDRHLAPLSSPLESGQTVEVITAPGAKPNLAWLNFVTTAKARSAIRHYLKHQQRSESVALGQRLLIKALAGLDITLEQLPPQRLDTLAAELELEGGRDDLLESIGLGTRAAYSVAQSLLNDRMSPAAQQPKFSAKDGNVQPEDSGIGPMQVSGGDSMVTSYARCCHPLPGEPIMGHLSAGKGLVVHRQECSNLTELASDPERVFPLTWAEQIEGDFTVALRIEAQTQRGLIAELAELVTDAEANIERIGIEERDAHLAIVNLTLAVRDRIHLARIIKRMRNLLHVERITRVIS
- the rpoZ gene encoding DNA-directed RNA polymerase subunit omega, with protein sequence MARVTVEDCLENVDNRFQLVMISTRRARQLSRGSRNAQLPWENDKPTVLALREVAAGLVNRDILNEPVEAPIQRKPVLPQIED